The region TAGAGATATGAACGGCTTCAACATGGTATTTCAAGAAGATTGTATACAGAGGGAATTGGTACTTATCTGATTCAACTTGAGTCACCCTCaacaaaattgttatttttgctCGGAACAATTTATgcacttatttttataatcatttatGCTTGCATATAAACGGGTAATAAATATGCCTATACTTAGATATATTTAGActcattaaattaatttaaacaaaccATAAGTTAGAACAATTCCTTGCTAcaattttctaataaatttaatttatttcaagaaTACATACAATCTCTGTTTTAAAATCTTGTTTAACAAGGTTTCCCAAATATATAAACCTTGAATATTAATTCTATAAATACTGGAACGGCTTAGTGgtataaaatgaaattgattgAGAAGACttgaaagataataataaaaaactagcGTGTTAActcaatttatttcattaaggTTATGAAAGTCATGAAATGGATGGCTAGCAGAACTAACTTGATTATTAACATCGATACAGCAAAATGGTTAAAACTTACAGTCAAACTCATACAGCTCGTGTGTTGAATCAGTTGTCAATCCTCTTGAAGAGCATTTTCTATCAGTTCACAGGATCCATAAGTTGCTTGCAGCAGATATATGGACAACGTGCGGATTCTGGGTTTTCAGCTATCAAGTCCTGAAGATGTTTGTTAATTCCAGAAGTAGGAAATTCTTTCAACTCAATGGACTTAGATGGCGCAAAATTCTTGTTGACTGAAGGTGGCCAGTTCAGCCTGGGATGCAGTATTTTCTACAGCCAGCCACCACTcctcatcttcatcatcaattaCCTCCTgcttcaagatattttattgaataatattaAGGGTTATGTACATGTAATTATGTGGCCACTTCAGATAAATAAAACATCTTTGGTGCAATCATGATCTAGGACAAAGGCCAGTCTGGTGGAAAgctttgtttggaaaaaaataaaactctcCATTTGAGTGGTGCCTTTTCTGTTCATAAGAAAATAAGATTCTCTCTATATGCACCATGTACACAGCAATTCAGGAACACATACAAATCCTCACACAAGGAGAGGGACCAGGGGTCAAAAAAGTTTACTCCAAATGAGAGAAAGGTAATATTCACCTTAGGTCCTTACAATCGCTTGCAAAGGACTTCACCAACTGAGCTAGTTGACACCTCTCCAATAACCCATTTGATTCTCAGTTTCAATTCAAAGATAACCCTACTTCAATAGTTGAAGACCCGTTGAGAAAGGTTACCGTAAAGGATTATCATAGGTCAAGTTGGGTCAATTTTGAAATAAGATGAAATCTAAATTGAATTCCGTTATATTGTGATCAAAGAATTTGTAAGTGATCAGAATAAATATGTCAAACTCAAATTAGATTGAATAAAACTACCAAGCTCCATTCTTTACAATCCAAAATGCAATATAAGTAGAAATACCCAATGGAACCGATTTGGATTAGTTCGTTTTCGTTCCCTGACCCTATAGTTTTCCAACAAAATTCTATCATATTGGAAAACACAATCTGCCACCACGGTCTAAATAATAGGCATAGGGCTCTAGTCCTGTAGTGGAGCAAGATAACAACAACTCACTAGGGAATCTTATGACCATTGTAATGTAAATGGCAGTGTTCAAATAAAGTTTAGAATTACTAACCATAGTGCTTAGCTCTGTCTTTGTTTGCTTACTCTCCATATCTTCAACAACTCTTATGGCTTCTACCCACCAGGAATCGTTGGAGTTGTTCTCAACAGTGTCATCATATTGTAGAGAGTTTTGTTCTTTGTTATCATCAAGTTGATGTCTCCACTTATTATCCACTAACTGTTCACCATCTAACAACCCAAAGGATGAATCAGTTACATCTGAAGAATTGGAGAACACATGAACTGGGATTGGTCGTGACGGAGACCGGTAACCTATTTccattaaaaatgaattaataaacGTGTTAAGAGAGAATGAAGAACTGAGTGTGAAAAGGGTCTTCAAGAACTTCACTGTAAATATATTAACCTCTGCAGTCAGGATCATGACATTTCTGATAATACACCGCCATTCGTAGATCAACCACATATATAACTGGACCAGTAAATCATCAAATTAGTATGTTGCAATCCTATACTAGAGAACACAGAAAAATAGAAGACAAGGTGCAACCACACTTCTAACAAcagaaacaagaaaaacatCCCTGGCTTCGTTAAAGTAACAATCATAATCAAAATACAAGGAATCTCTaccctaaaaataaaaaattcatttggGATGATACTTAACATTCAGAGACGGCCAAACAGCCGTTCCAGCCTTccaggataaaaaaaaaacaaagcacTTTCAGGGGATTTACCATTATTGCTTTTATGCTGTCTGCCAATTCGCTCACAGTATCTATTTTTTGTCATGCTGTAGACCATCAGTCTAAATTCCGATAAAAAATACCAGCTATAAATGTTTCCTATAATTGCAGAaaaaaatcaacacaatgagCAGGGTTATACTGAAATCTCAACGTTGAAAACATCCAGGGACAACATGAAACCATGAAaattcacatatatatatatatatatatatatatgtataagttTGGTCCATTTACTTATGGAAAAAACAtgcttaaaataataaattacaactGACATGGATCACCTGGTATATTCCCGACAGAGGCAAcagataatataaatttgtccaGAAATGGGAATGGTGACTTTCCCATGAAGTATGTAGTTGAAAGATCAGTTGTGCCAATATCCAACGTAAATTGTCGAAGATTTTGGCATGGACTTTTAACATTATTGCTCTCCTGTCAAAGTTAAATACGTATAATAATTAAGGAATTAAGTGCATGAAAGTTTAAATTTCAAGGAAGCTGTCCAGTTATGGGTATGTGCATACGGGTAAAAGATTTTGTAGAAATCTACAGATTTAACATGATAACACTTTATACACAAAGAAAGTAAACTTTACACAGTTGAAAATAATAACATACGGATAAAAGATTTTGTAGAAATCTACAGATTTAACATAATAACACTTTATACACAAAGAAAGTAAACTTTACACCATTGAAAATAATAACCAAAGAATGAATATTtcgatttttgttttttacattGATACAGAATGTTTTATGGATGTATATCAATGAATTATCTAAATCTATGAAttaccaatatttatatttggttCTTGTACCTGATAGCGATAGTTTTAGATACTTCACATATATGTATAGGTGAAGTGTCCACACCTTTAAAGCAACTATATCTAATACAACTGCATGAAACATAAATATgcataatttcaattataaacttattatgattcataatttttatacacttttaaatatgtatattcttctattatttttaaaataatcgtACGGCCCAAACAAACACATCTTTTCGGATACGTGCACATTATCCGAGCATCATATTAGaacaaaaggaaataaaattgaTGCAACAAAAGATTTACAAATTTAAAGCCCAAATCTACCTCTGTATCAAAATGCAGAGTTTTCACACAATCTAAGTCTGTTTTGCAGACCAGATATGTTTGGCAATCAACATCAATATTGCATATCAAGGAAGCCATGAATATGTCTTCTTCACCCTGTCACTTAACAAAATCAAACAGGAAAATAACTAAGTGAAGAAAAGATTGCACAAAATGAATAAAAGGCAGAATGAAGACGTATATGCACTGTCCTGCACATGATAATGCATATTTTTGGCTTTCATTGAAATGAATAAGATCCTACAACTGTCTTCAACGGGAAATTGACAACAATACATGTTATTACCCCTTTTCTACatggtaaaaaaaaacatatacccAATACCCCACAGGGTCTAAGAGAAGAATCATGATAATGACCTTTAAAGGAGCTCTATGTCCATATAATGGCTTTTCGTGTTCCCATTTTAAAGATGCAAGTACAAATACTAAAACTAAACTTTCCAAATTTCATGTAATTTTCTTCTAGGAAAAACCCTTCCAAATAACATTATTTTGATGGaataattcatataataaatattagtaaGAAAACTGCCATACCAAGTCCTTGCACTTAAATCGCTTTGTCGGTAGAAGAACTGAACTTTTTCCTGCTTTTGAAGAGAAAACAAGACGGAAACAACGATTCCGAGAATATACTGCAGTATCCACAAAAAGTTGGTCTGCAGATTCCTCGCTGCTAGAATCTTTCATTACAAACAATTTATCAAAAGTTTTATCTTTCGCCCTTGCTTTTTGAACTCTTGAGCATATCTGGTAAAATGTCATTAGAGTGGCAATGGTTGATAGTGGATACTGGATgctatacaaaataaataccaTAGAACATTGCTTAAATACTATAAACTTTCCCTTTTACCAGCtaagaaaaacattttcatAAAAAGTGATTAATAATGAATCATTCATAATTTTACTGAATCTAAATAATAGGAAGAAAACCATCCTAATCCAAAATTTATGTGTAGCCAAggttgaaaataatgaaaatactCGGACTTACTTCTGAAACAAATGCACCGGCGTGAGAGTTGTCCTTAAATGCAGCATTTGGTATGCAAATTATTACATGACGAGAGAACTTATCTGCAAATGAAAATACTGAAATAAGGGTCATTCCTACCATGGGAAAAATCAGAATTCATGCCATAGAAGCACTTAACAATTGTTTTACTTGTAAAAATTAACGAATAAAGAAAAACTACTGTAAAACGATGTTGGAATTAACAATATGTTTAGATatatcaaaaattatttttgtatcttGGATTATGTTTTAGTAGTAGTTTCTCTATATTTCCCATTATCTCTTAGAATTTGTTATCTTTTTTCTCTATCCCGTGATATGCATCCTTAACTAGTTATGATAGTAAGTGCTTCAGGTGTCCATTGGTTCAAAGATGAAGTCCTTAGCACTTGGCATAAAGTCTTGGGGACTGAATCCTCCAACCAAAGCATTTCAGTGAAAATTAGACAAGACAAACAATCTTTATATTCACTACTTCCAATGTTTTGGTCAACAAACAGCACCAACAATGACCACTGCCATCTAATTTGAACAAGTCAATACTGATCCCTAAGTGCAAATCAATATGTGCCAAAGCAAACTTCAACTGTTAATATACATGGATTAGCCACAAATTCTTCAGTAAATTATATTTGgcagaaaaagagaaaattgtacaCAGATGGAAGGCGTAAGAAAGCTACAGGATAAAGAATTCATGTAAGCAAACAGCAAAAGCTCATCAAAGATATAGGCAACAGACATAACAGTAATAGACCTGAAGAAAAGCCATACCTTCAGTTGAAGAATCAAGTTCTAAAACCCAATTGTGGTCTCCTTGGATTGCATATTTTTCAAGTAAGGCTTCTAGAACCATTGATATCAAGAGATCAACCATTTCTTCTCCATTCTTTTCTTTGTTGACTTTCTTATTAAACTCCAAATCAAAATAAAGATGGCATGGTAAACCCTGAAAGCAAAAGGAAACATTACGACCagaaaaaacaaacaagaaCAAATAAGCACCTATTAGAGACAATGTAACCTCAACATTGTTTCGCTAGTTAAATCAGTGAATATAAACAACACGAGATTATTACCTCTTGAATAACCTCATAATGATGTCGGAATTTGGGATTCATATTCTTGTACCTGTGTGTATGGTCGTCAGCAATTATATGGACACAAGGATATTACTAATTAGTTGCAAATTATGAATCATATAAGAAAGGAATGTGAAGTAAACCTTCGCCAGAGCTCTGTATAAGTAGACACGAGGAACCTTCTTTGGCCATTAAAGTGGTCTTGATAACTGAAGACATGAACATCTGCTTGTCCTTTGGAAAACTTCATTGCTTCATCCTGCCTAGGGAATGTCATCCAAACTTCCTTTCTATACAAACACAAAGCAGTATTAAGTCATTCCGAATCATacataaagtaaaagaaaagtaaatcaGTAGACATATGGAAAGTGTAACGGGTATAACCAACATGCAGCATCTGACAAACCAATACCTTACGTTCAATGTCTTTTTTTGAGAGAGATCAGGACATATCTCTCGTAATAATCGCCATAACATACGTGTTGGCCTTTTGGGAGGCACGCCATGAGGAGATCCATAAAATACTATCGGAGAGAATTGCTTTCCATGACCAATACTTTGTGCTTTTTTGGCTACCGCTGATTTAAGCtgaaattgaaatgcaaagtattttaattttcatggaAGGATAGTGTATGAGCCAAGTTGCACATATATGTAGAAATCCAGCAACATTCTAAAAACAGCTTGGGTAGAAGAGGAAGCAATCTACTGtacaaaaatatacaaaaaaaaaagcaagcATTCCCTGTTTTCATTTCCAAAGGTTTGTATAGCAAAAAGTTAAACTTATATACTTTCATAGAcagaacaaaatgaaaataagaaagtaTAATTATAACCAAAAGTGAAAACAGGAAAAGGGCTCTCAAACCAAACGCACACCAATTAAACTGAAAGATACATCAAATTCCAAGACATTTTAACTCCAATAATCTAATAATAAGTTATAACAAGCAAGCTAAAGTTACCTGCTACTTAAAGTAGACAAAACATTTCAAGGGATAAAAGTTGTGATTACGTTGGAGTCAAATGTGACTTGGAGTTCCACATTTGGTGAAAATATAAAGGAAGAGCAGAATATAAGGAAAAAAGACACAAAAAAACTATTGGCTTAAGAATTTGGGTTGAAGATGGTGTTTCAATTCCTCATATGAGTTCCTTGATTATGTGTTCCAAATTTCCCCATTAGTCTGATAAATAGCTCCGATAAGTACCGACACGTATTGGGTGAAAAAAACTTAGACAGAGTTCCTTGGGCACCTTTTCAGAATTGTTCTTCAATCAGACTTGAAGTTTTAATTCCTAATCTATATTGACATACCATGAACCTTTATGACACTGGTCACTGAAAAGAAACTCTAATTTGATTAGAAACAGCATCATAAGCTTTATCTAAATTTAGTCCTTAACTAACAGCAGAAACTACATTACTTTCTCTATGGAAGATTCAATGTTGATTTTTCTGATGCGTGATAAGGGGGTTTTCAGTTCTTCTCCAACCGATCCTGGACCCGGAGATTCCGAACTTTCTTGCTCTAATCTTCCTCTGCTTCGTTTCCTTTCCCTCGTAGCAGATTCTGAGGCAACAACACATTCcgttttatatttatcttttcaatttCACACAAAAACAATACGAAATTGGAACTTCATTGTTTCTTAGGGAtttgaaagagagagagagaagagaggaaAATTGAAGAACGTACTGGGAGGTGTTAAACCGCACTTGAAGCACGCGAACAAGCGATCAACGTCGTTCATGTTGCTGCTTGTGGTGGTTGATGGTGATATTttcgttttgtttttatttctctgataatttttcacttttcagcgggaatttgaattttggagagaaaagTAATGGAGGGTTCCGACCGGATCGGGTCTTTTCGGCCAAGATAGTTCGGGTTAGCCCAACCAAAAAGGACTTTCTCTTTATGCACTCCTATAATTTCTAGCTGTaagtaatacattttaaaatgataattttacccTTTGTAAATTTGACTTCCAAATTATTTATTCGGAATATCTTATCTTATGAAACAACTTTTTCGaaataaagttttcaaaattttcagaatATTACTGAAGTAAAATTTCTGAAATAGaattttcaaaacatataaattatattttagaatggattttctataataaaatttatgaatataatcttccaaaacatatataatactTTCCAATAACATTTTTGGAACACAttttccaaatatatatatatatatatatatatatatatatatatatatatatatatattttgcatcTTCCAAAATTAAGAAATGAGGCTACATTCTTTTATAAACTTTCCCTGTAATCATgtgatgaaatgaaaaaaaaaaactttaataaataataattgattttcCCCGCTTCTATCCGATCAAATTCTTTTTAAGGGTAAGTTGATTTTTTGTATTGTTCCTCGACCCATTTGTTCTTTCTTTTGCCTGTGAGTTTCTTCAGCTTGCATGTGGCATCAAAATCTTTCATATGATACTTTGTTGATCAATGGTTCTAATAACATGCACTGATTGTGTTTGTGTTATTTCTAAGTATAACTAGATCATCTTGTTAGCTTTAAGGGAATTTGGTACTCTTTGAACTTTTGAGTTGTCTCACATGTATAATGGAAGCTAATTACagtgtttataaattataactaTGTTGAACTCATCAATTGTATGATTGAACTGTGAATTGTATGAATGATTGAGTTGTGTGATGAGTTATCTATTGAATTGGGGTTAGGGATTCTAAATTATATGAGttgattgttttataaaatttggaaaTGTTGCCTAATTAGTACTACAAATGTGATGATTTTAGCTTGTGAATGTCGTGTAAATTGTAATTGGTATGTTTAAACTCTGTGTGTGGTATATTGATTGGACTTGGTGGTTGTTGAACAAGGATATTCTTGTTGAGTGACTCCAAAGTTAAAGAGTTCATTGACTTGATGGTAATTGGGTACGACAAGTCTTATTGGTCGACTTTTGAAGGATTTAACCTTTGTGAGTTCTAGTGCTACTGTCGCTAGGCGAGATGTATAGTCATTGGACAAGTGGGCCTTCAGGCACTACTCGCTGATTGAGTATTGtttaagttttcattttcaatatacTTGTTTGTAAGAAtgctttgaatgaaatattaattgtattattGTTATACGAAAATCTATTTTTGCACATAAGCTTCATCTTCTGTGTGGTATGTCTTGTGTTGATTGTctttttttgcaatgatcatcttTATTGGTGTGAACAAATGAAGATGTAGTAGTTGAACCAACTTTATAGTTTATGATTATGCTTTAGATAAGTGTAATAGCCACCTCTCTAAATGTTAGATTAACTGTTTTTGGTTATTGATGATGTGATGGTTCATTTTAGTaatgttaatttattaaaaatgagatgttacaatttataattataatttaagtgAAAACATAAATGAAGACGCATcatgaaaaaggaagaaaggaaaaaaaaattgtgttaaagaataataatttgtCGCATTATTTTTACTAGATGATTAacttcttttcattatttttgttttttttttattttataggtaaCCAAATCAATacttttataattcaaaatattgaaattttaaaatataattaaagataagtATGAAGATAcacttaattatattatatagatACATAAATTAcgaaatacaaaaattaagcAAAGGTTGGAAtctcaactattttttttttttgaaaactgaa is a window of Vigna unguiculata cultivar IT97K-499-35 chromosome 4, ASM411807v1, whole genome shotgun sequence DNA encoding:
- the LOC114181468 gene encoding DNA-directed primase/polymerase protein isoform X2, coding for MNDVDRLFACFKCGLTPPKSATRERKRSRGRLEQESSESPGPGSVGEELKTPLSRIRKINIESSIEKLKSAVAKKAQSIGHGKQFSPIVFYGSPHGVPPKRPTRMLWRLLREICPDLSQKKTLNVRKEVWMTFPRQDEAMKFSKGQADVHVFSYQDHFNGQRRFLVSTYTELWRRYKNMNPKFRHHYEVIQEGLPCHLYFDLEFNKKVNKEKNGEEMVDLLISMVLEALLEKYAIQGDHNWVLELDSSTEDKFSRHVIICIPNAAFKDNSHAGAFVSEICSRVQKARAKDKTFDKLFVMKDSSSEESADQLFVDTAVYSRNRCFRLVFSSKAGKSSVLLPTKRFKCKDLGEEDIFMASLICNIDVDCQTYLVCKTDLDCVKTLHFDTEESNNVKSPCQNLRQFTLDIGTTDLSTTYFMGKSPFPFLDKFILSVASVGNIPGNIYSWYFLSEFRLMVYSMTKNRYCERIGRQHKSNNVIYVVDLRMAVYYQKCHDPDCRGYRSPSRPIPVHVFSNSSDVTDSSFGLLDGEQLVDNKWRHQLDDNKEQNSLQYDDTVENNSNDSWWVEAIRVVEDMESKQTKTELSTMEVIDDEDEEWWLAVENTASQAELATFSQQEFCAI
- the LOC114181468 gene encoding DNA-directed primase/polymerase protein isoform X1, translated to MNDVDRLFACFKCGLTPPKSATRERKRSRGRLEQESSESPGPGSVGEELKTPLSRIRKINIESSIEKLKSAVAKKAQSIGHGKQFSPIVFYGSPHGVPPKRPTRMLWRLLREICPDLSQKKTLNVRKEVWMTFPRQDEAMKFSKGQADVHVFSYQDHFNGQRRFLVSTYTELWRRYKNMNPKFRHHYEVIQEGLPCHLYFDLEFNKKVNKEKNGEEMVDLLISMVLEALLEKYAIQGDHNWVLELDSSTEDKFSRHVIICIPNAAFKDNSHAGAFVSEICSRVQKARAKDKTFDKLFVMKDSSSEESADQLFVDTAVYSRNRCFRLVFSSKAGKSSVLLPTKRFKCKDLGEEDIFMASLICNIDVDCQTYLVCKTDLDCVKTLHFDTEESNNVKSPCQNLRQFTLDIGTTDLSTTYFMGKSPFPFLDKFILSVASVGNIPGNIYSWYFLSEFRLMVYSMTKNRYCERIGRQHKSNNVIYVVDLRMAVYYQKCHDPDCRGYRSPSRPIPVHVFSNSSDVTDSSFGLLDGEQLVDNKWRHQLDDNKEQNSLQYDDTVENNSNDSWWVEAIRVVEDMESKQTKTELSTMQEVIDDEDEEWWLAVENTASQAELATFSQQEFCAI
- the LOC114181468 gene encoding DNA-directed primase/polymerase protein isoform X3 → MNDVDRLFACFKCGLTPPKSATRERKRSRGRLEQESSESPGPGSVGEELKTPLSRIRKINIESSIEKLKSAVAKKAQSIGHGKQFSPIVFYGSPHGVPPKRPTRMLWRLLREICPDLSQKKTLNVRKEVWMTFPRQDEAMKFSKGQADVHVFSYQDHFNGQRRFLVSTYTELWRRYKNMNPKFRHHYEVIQEGLPCHLYFDLEFNKKVNKEKNGEEMVDLLISMVLEALLEKYAIQGDHNWVLELDSSTEDKFSRHVIICIPNAAFKDNSHAGAFVSEICSRVQKARAKDKTFDKLFVMKDSSSEESADQLFVDTAVYSRNRCFRLVFSSKAGKSSVLLPTKRFKCKDLGEEDIFMASLICNIDVDCQTYLVCKTDLDCVKTLHFDTEESNNVKSPCQNLRQFTLDIGTTDLSTTYFMGKSPFPFLDKFILSVASVGNIPGNIYSWYFLSEFRLMVYSMTKNRYCERIGRQHKSNNVIYVVDLRMAVYYQKCHDPDCRG